The Myroides fluvii region ATTAGTCAATACCAACAACAAACTAAACAATATTATATACTTCATATTAAAAACATTAATTAGGTTCCTTTTTAGTCTTAACATCAAAATACTTTTTCTCACCATTTTTTTCTATTCCATAACCATATCCTGATTTAAAGTCTTCTAATTTATATCCTCCTCCATTACTATTATTAAACTTATTAATCAATTCACTACGTTTACTACGGCTTCTAATAGCTCCTAAATAAGAAGTCATTGAAGAAATCATACCTTGTTGAAAATCTTCAGTAGTTTCACTAAAAGATTTATCCCCCATTTGTTTAATGTAAACATTCACATGGCTTTCAAATGAACTATTTATTCCGTTAGCATTATCAATTCTATGTTCTCTTTCATGAACTAATGTATTTATCAAATTGTTTTTATCATTCAATAAACTACTTACTGTACCATCATCTCCAACAGGAGCAACCCAAATTTTATTATTATTTGAATTATAATGCGCTATCCCACCAACTTCATTAGTGGCACCAACCCCTTCAACTCCAATTTGATTAGCATAGTAACCAACAATATTAGCTACAGATTGCCTATTTCTATTATTTAAACCAAACCAACTTTTACCAATCGAATAATCTGATAATGATCTGACTTTTCCTCCATCCATAATGGTAATATGAGACTTACCATCATTAACAACCTTAGTAATACTCCCCTTACCATTTAAATGAA contains the following coding sequences:
- a CDS encoding RHS repeat-associated core domain-containing protein is translated as MVFDELCLGSTSYITDVFGKPCQYIEYLPFGEVMVEQSTNNILENVYKFNAKELDQSTGYYYYGARYYDPGASIFLSVDPLAEKYPNINPYVYVANNPINAIDPDGRDIIHLNGKGSITKVVNDGKSHITIMDGGKVRSLSDYSIGKSWFGLNNRNRQSVANIVGYYANQIGVEGVGATNEVGGIAHYNSNNNKIWVAPVGDDGTVSSLLNDKNNLINTLVHEREHRIDNANGINSSFESHVNVYIKQMGDKSFSETTEDFQQGMISSMTSYLGAIRSRSKRSELINKFNNSNGGGYKLEDFKSGYGYGIEKNGEKKYFDVKTKKEPN